A window of the Branchiostoma floridae strain S238N-H82 chromosome 12, Bfl_VNyyK, whole genome shotgun sequence genome harbors these coding sequences:
- the LOC118427972 gene encoding probable serine/threonine-protein kinase DDB_G0278509, giving the protein MSPPLPSLALLLVVLLITTTITTATPPTTTTPATTTTSTPRTTFDQLCPYSCNCYGTKVDCSSLGLTAVPQGVPASTTHLYLRSNNINSISVVDFRGLNALQELDLSSNKIRTIPYGVFDLPNLEILRLPFNSIDSFATGSGPFIGLNNLKQLILTGNAITTVSGDVFTGLSTLENLYLDNNDINTITSSAFTGLSSLQLLDLNTNAIDTVPTGTFYGLPVLQTLVLRDNNIGALSSGSLSGLNTVRTLDLSSNSISAIASGTFAFSSNLTDLDLNNNVIGSLRANTFVGASSLKTLRLRDNAISTIERDAFAGMLRMDSVDLQNNALTSIDEGDFLGLRGATTLNLADNKIAALPAWGFRGAEDLVSIDLGNNKISSIHIDAFRGLPDLKTLDLRDNALNATLGGMVPGLQSLDTLKLSGNKINSIPRDAFQGLNLISLDLSMNNISSVQPGAFNGLRNLESLDLSQNKIESVPGMMFPQLPSLRTLRLQNNPWNCNCKLLELVRWMQVTSVDLGNRNEIVCSPAGPFTGLAFMPVPNVSQELEMSCADRTSPRPRPVPQSPTTRGTRGTTVRIPIATTTDEDHTTPLPPPPPQGLTNTTVIVISVVVSLAVVTVAACVLGFLWAKKKRRMAFEVGRGGTNGHDNHYMDLTGFPASQPPPVPIRSQFQKYELDRKDLELKEEIGRGAFGVVHLATRHKNDNGFPTEETVVVKTVHAYAGAQERVTFVREIETTLDLGKHPNLLGLVGCCTTSHPAYMVTEYMPYGDLKEFLLKCRKADERMKDSTYDLDELNKYQIARQIANGMIFISQAGYVHGDLAARNVLVGENLVVKIADFGLATDVYERGYQRQDAEQKIPVRWMAPERLLREGRYTSKSDVWSFGVVLYEIATLGNVPYPGLDRQLMEELRSGYREPQPENCPQEMYSLMLQCWQWEEDDRPEFHCSSYMQSTNSCHSIVRYSLMLQCWQWEEDDRPEFQQLYTELDRLMEGCCDVTYLEPFDDPAGAEAAGASPQAVPEEANEDSSADPKTNDKTHSGHRPRSRSLWKLLRDSISNNRATSSTPQEKHTPEIH; this is encoded by the exons ATGTCCCCTCCACTGCCTAGCCTCGCTCTCCTGTTGGTGGTACTGCTGATCACGACAACGATCACGACTGCGACTCCGCCGACAACGACGACTCCGGCGACTACGACGACTTCGACTCCTAGGACCACATTTGATCAGCTCTGCCCGTACTCCTGTAACTGTTACGGCACCAAAGTGGACTGCAGTAGTCTGGGTCTCACCGCGGTGCCTCAGGGCGTCCCCGCGTCAACCACACACTTATATCTCCGCAGCAATAACATCAACAGCATCAGCGTCGTCGACTTCCGCGGCCTGAACGCTCTCCAGGAGCTGGATCTTAGCAGCAACAAAATCAGGACCATCCCGTACGGCGTCTTCGATCTGCCCAATCTTGAAATCTTACGCCTTCCCTTTAACTCCATCGACAGCTTCGCCACCGGATCCGGTCCCTTTATAGGGTTAAACAACCTGAAACAGCTGATTCTGACCGGCAATGCGATCACCACTGTGTCTGGCGATGTCTTTACTGGACTCTCCACACTGGAGAACTTGTATCTCGACAACAATGACATCAATACCATCACCAGCAGTGCCTTTACAGGTCTAAGCAGCCTGCAGTTGCTAGACCTGAATACGAACGCCATCGATACTGTTCCCACCGGTACTTTCTACGGACTTCCCGTTCTTCAGACGCTGGTTCTTCGTGATAACAACATCGGCGCCCTTTCCAGCGGCAGTCTCAGCGGACTGAACACTGTCCGGACTCTGGACCTCAGTAGCAACTCCATCTCCGCCATAGCGAGCGGCACTTTCGCGTTTTCCTCCAACCTCACGGACTTGGACCTCAATAACAACGTCATTGGTTCTCTCCGAGCTAACACTTTCGTAGGAGCTAGTTCTCTCAAGACCCTGCGTCTCCGTGACAACGCCATCAGCACTATCGAGCGCGACGCTTTCGCAGGGATGCTCCGTATGGACTCAGTCGATCTTCAAAACAACGCCCTCACCAGCATTGATGAAGGGGATTTCCTGGGTCTACGCGGAGCCACAACTCTGAACCTGGCGGACAACAAGATCGCGGCGCTACCGGCGTGGGGGTTCCGAGGGGCGGAGGATCTGGTCAGCATCGATCTAGGGAACAACAAGATCAGCAGCATCCATATAGACGCCTTTAG gggaCTGCCGGATCTCAAGACTTTGGACCTGCGCGACAACGCTCTCAACGCGACTTTGGGCGGGATGGTACCAGGGCTCCAGAGCCTCGACACTCTGAAACTCAGCGGGAATAAAATCAACAGTATCCCGAGAGACGCTTTCCAGGGACTCAACCTCATCTCCTTAGATCTTAGTATGAATAACATAAGTAGTGTTCAACCTGGAGCTTTTAACGGCCTGAGAAATCTGGAATCTCTGGATCTGAGTCAGAATAAGATCGAGAGTGTACCGGGCATGATGTTCCCTCAGCTGCCCAGCCTTCGCACGCTGCGTCTGCAGAACAACCCGTGGAACTGCAACTGCAAGCTGCTGGAACTGGTCCGCTGgatgcag GTAACAAGCGTGGATTTGGGTAACAGAAACGAGATAGTCTGCTCCCCCGCTGGTCCCTTCACCGGCCTGGCCTTCATGCCCGTTCCAAACGTATCCCAGGAACTGGAGATGTCTTGCGCAGATCGGACGTCACCGAGACCCCGGCCGGTCCCGCAGTCGCCCACAACTAGAGGCACACGGGGGACGACCGTACGGATTCCTATAGCTACCACCACAG ATGAAGACCACACGACCCCGTTGCCGCCTCCCCCGCCCCAGGGGCTGACCAACACCACCGTGATCGTGATCTCCGTGGTGGTGTCCCTGGCCGTGGTGACCGTCGCCGCCTGCGTGCTCGGCTTCCTGTGGGCCAAGAAGAAGCGCCGGATGGCTTTCGAAGTCGGTCGGGGCGGGACTAATGGTCACGACAACCATTACATGGACCTTACAG GTTTCCCAGCCAGCCAGCCCCCACCGGTGCCCATCCGGTCCCAGTTCCAGAAGTACGAGCTGGACCGGAAAGACCTGGAGTTGAAGGAAGAGATTGGCAGGGGCGCCTTTGGGGTGGTCCACCTAGCGACGCGCCACAAGAACGACAACGGCTTCCCCACCGAGGAGACAGTGGTGGTCAAAACCGTGCACG CTTACGCCGGGGCACAGGAACGGGTCACCTTCGTCCGTGAGATCGAGACGACCCTTGACCTTGGGAAACACCCAAACCTGCTAGGATTGGTGGGCTGCTGCACTACGTCACATCCGGCCTACATGGTGACGGAGTACATGCCGTACGGAGACCTGAAGGAGTTCCTGCTCAAGTGCAGGAAG GCAGACGAGAGGATGAAGGACAGCACTTATGACCTCGACGAACTGAACAAGTACCAGATCGCCAGGCAGATCGCAAACGGAATG atcttcATCTCTCAAGCCGGGTACGTGCACGGCGACCTGGCGGCCCGGAATGTGCTGGTGGGAGAGAACCTGGTGGTGAAGATCGCAGACTTCGGGCTGGCCACAGACGTCTACGAGCGAGGCTACCAGCGGCAGGACGCGGAGCAGAAGATCCCCGTGAGGTGGATGGCGCCGGAAAGGCTGCTGAGGGAGGGCAGGTACACCAGcaagagcgacgt TTGGTCGTTCGGCGTGGTTCTTTATGAGATCGCGACGCTGGGGAACGTTCCGTACCCAGGACTGGACCGGCAGCTGATGGAGGAGCTGCGCAGTGGCTACCGGGAACCGCAGCCCGAGAACTGTCCGCAGGAGAT GTACTCCCTGATGCTTCAGTGCTGGCAGTGGGAGGAAGATGACCGGCCGGAGTTCCACTGTAGTAGTTACATGCAGAGTACTAACAGTTGTCACAGTATTGTCAG GTACTCCCTGATGCTTCAGTGCTGGCAGTGGGAGGAGGACGACCGCCCGGAGTTCCAGCAGCTTTACACGGAGCTGGACCGGCTGATGGAGGGCTGCTGTGACGTCACCTATCTCGAACCATTCGACGACCCCGCTGGGGCCGAGGCAGCAGGAGCTTCTCCACAAG CAGTTCCCGAAGAAGCCAATGAGGACTCCTCTGCAGATCCCAAGACGAATGACAAGACGCACTCAGGTCACCGCCCAAGGTCAAGGAGTTTGTGGAAGCTGCTGAGAGACTCCATCTCTAATAACAGAGCTACGTCTTCAAcaccacaggaaaaacacaCACCAGAGATTCATTGA